The genomic region CCGGCTCAAGAAATTTCTGATCCTTGCTTCAAGATTACTGCTACTCACCTGTTTGATCCTGGCATTCGCACAACCATTTATTCCTGCGAGTGACAAAGCCCTTAACGAACCTCAGACCCTCATATATCTGGACAATTCATTTAGCATGCAGGCTGGTAATGATCAATCTTCAAGTTTTCAAAAAGCACTAAATTCATTACTGGAGAATTTAGAAGGAGAAAAAAATATCGGCTTTTTCACTAATACGAGGGAATATTTTGATCGAAATACAACCGAACTTAAAGCCGAACTTCAAAATATTGAGCTTACCGAAAAACAATTAAGTTTTAGAGAAATTAACCTGAAGGCTGAAAATTACTTCAGGGATCAGGATAATGAGGATAATGACCTGGTAATCATTTCAGATTTTCAAAGATCGATGAACCTGCCAACTGATATAAATAAAACAGAATTTGATTATCATTTCATTCAACAATTAACGCCTGAAATAAATAATGCCAGTCTGGACACTGTTTTCGTAGAAGAAACCTCTCCGGAAAGTACCACGCTTAAAATCATTACCAGTTCAAATAAATTATCTGAAGAACCGGTTACCATATCTATTTATGATCAAGAAACTTTATTAGGAAGAAATACAGTTCAGTTTGTAGAAGATAGATCAACAGAGGTAACGTTCAGACTTCAAAATAATAGCATCGCCAGAGGTCGCATAGAAATTGAAGATTTGGGACTTTCTTACGATAACCAGCTTTATTTCAATATCAACGAAAATCCTAAAATTCAAGTTGTAATAATTTCTGCTGAGGAAACAGATTTTTTAAATCGTATTTATACAGAACCGGAATTCGAAACCTTTAATTTCAGACCAAATCAAATCGATTTTAACCGATTGAACTCGGCAAACCTCATTATTTTAAATGAAATTGAACAGCTTCCCTCCTCTTTGATCAACAATCTCTCTACGGTTAAAGAGAATGGAGCCTCTGTTATTATTATTCCTTCTGAAGAGGCTCAAGGTTATGGACAATTATTAAATAGCTTTGGATTTTCAGCATTTTCAGATAATGTAAATTCTGAAAGACTGATCACAGACATTTCCTTTGACCACCCGTTGCTCGAAAATGTCTTCGAGGACCGAATAGATAATTTTGAATATCCAAAAGTGTTAACCTCGCACAATTTGTCAGCGAGCAATGCTATTCTTAGCTATCAGGATGGCAGGGCATTTCTGGCTGGAGAAGATTCGGTTTATCTTTTTAGTGCTGCTCTTAATCAGGTGAATTCTAATTTCAGGAATTCTCCTCTTATCGTTCCGGTTTTTTATCAAATAGGACTTACCTCGCTTAAAAAAAACCAGTTGTATTATCTTACTGATGAAGAACAGCAAATAGATATTCCGGTAGAACTGGAAAAAGACCTGGTTCTTCATATCGTTAACGGGGAGACAGATATAATTCCCCAACAGCAGAATTATAATAACCGCGTAGAGATAAGCACAGGAAATATAGACCTGGAAGCCGGGAATTACAGTGTTTCAAATAATAATTCGATGGTAGGAAGTATCAGTTTTAACTTTCCCAGAACAGAAAGTGATCTAAATTATACCAACCTAACAGAACTAGAGGGAATCAATATTTATAATTCTACTGAAGAATATTTTTCTGAAACAAATGCTGCCACCCAGATCACTTCTCTTTGGAAATGGTTTGTTATTTTTGCCTTAATATTTCTAGCGATCGAAATGCTACTTATAAAATTCCTTAAATGAAGCTACTTTTAAAATCGGTTATTATTCTGGATGAAAAATCTCCATTCCACAATAAAAAAACAGATATTTTCATAGATCACGGTATCATTAAGAAGATTGGTAAAAACCTGAATGAAAAAGCAGATAAGGAAATTAAAATACCAAATCTGCACGTTTCTAAAGGATGGTTTGATAGTAGTGTAAGTTTTGGAGAACCGGGTTTTGAAGACAGAGAAACCATTGCAAATGGATTAGAAACTGCCGGCAAATCAGGATTTTCTTCTGTAGCATTGAATCCTTATACCAATCCGGTGCTGGATCATAGCGGAAGTATCTCGGCGGTGAAGGCGAAAGCATCTCATCATCCCGTGTACCTTTACCCGGTTGGTGCTCTTACAATTAAAAGCCAGGGAGTTGATCTCGCTGAATTGCTTGATATGCAGGAAGCGGGCGCAGTAAGTTTCGGAGACTATAAATTACCCTTACGTAATCCAAATTTGCTAAAGATCGCTTTACAATATGCTCAGAATTTTAACGCTTTGATTCAGAGTTATCCTCAGGAGAACAGGATAGCTGGCAACGGCATGGTGAATGAACATGAAAACAGCACTTCGCTGGGTCTAAAAGGAATTCCAAATCTGGCTGAAGAACTGCAGATTACCAGAGACCTTTATTTACTGGAATACACCGGAGGAAAATTGCACATTCCAACCATTTCAACTGAGAAATCGGTTAAACTGATAAGAGACGCTAAGAAAAAAGGACTGGATGTTAGCTGCAGTGTGGCCATTCATAATCTTCTATTTACTGACGAGGAATTAAAATCATTTGATGCCAACATAAAGGTACTTCCTCCTCTCAGGACGAAAAAAGACTGTAAGGCCCTTATTAAAGGTTTAAAGGACGGAACTATAGATATGGTAACCAGCGACCATAACCCAATAGATGTTGAGCATAAGAAAGTTGAATTTGATAACGCGCTTTACGGGACTATTGGCTTAGAGTCTGCTTTTGGAGCACTTTCCACTATTTTCGAAAAAGAGGAAGCAATAAAATATCTAACCGCAGGTAAAGAACGGTTTGGGATCGAAGAGTCTGAAATAGAAAAAGAAGCACCGGTAGACCTTAGTTTGTTTATCCCTGGTGATTCTTTCGATTTTAGTGAGAAAGATATATTATCCTCATCCAAAAACAGTTTGTTCCTAAATAAGAAGTTAATAGGAAAAGCTTTTGGAGTAGTCACTCAAAAAGGATTTATTAGTATATAATTTTAAAATCATGGAAACTACAGGACAGGCGAAAACAACAGCTATTGTTGCCTATATTACCATCATTGGTACGATCATCGCATATTTCATGAATCTGGAACCTAAAGATCGATTTGCGAGTTTTCATTTAAGACAGGCTTTTGGTATAAATATCACTTTTTACCTGATCGGGGCTTTAATGGGTTTATTTGATCAGGGTTTTATAGTAGGAGCATTTTATTTATTCTTTATCGTTTTATGGGGCTATGGTCTGGTAATGGCGATAAAAGGAGAAGAACGCGAGGTTCCGATATTGGGACCTTTATTTCAAAAATGGTTTAGTACAATTTCATAATGACAAAAGATTTTTCACTTCAACATATTATTAAAGAACCAAAAATAAAATCGGATAAATCCCCGGTTTTAATAATGCTTCACGGCTATGGAAGCGATGAAAATGATCTAATTTCTTTCGCAGGAGAATTGCCCGATGATCTTTTTATTATCTCGGCCAAAGCACCCTATTCCATGCAGCCATATGGAAATGCATGGTATGAAATTCACTGGGATAACAATGACGGGAAATTCAGCGATGATGTGCAGGCGATTACCTCCAGAGAGACCATCAGGGATTTTATAGATGAAGTGATCAAGAATTACCCGGTAGATGCTAAAAATGTAAATCTTCTGGGTTTTAGTCAGGGAAGTATCTTAAGCTATGCGGTGGCACTCTCATACCCTGAAAAAATTAAGAATGTCGTTGCACTTAGCGGTTACGTTAACCAGGGAATCCTGAAAGAAGGCTATGAGAAGAACGACTTTTCCGGACTTGACTTTTACTGCTCTCATGGTAGCGTTGACCAGGTAATTCCAGTGGATTGGGCCAGAAAAACAAAACCTTTCCTGGATAACCTGGGAATTAAAAATTCGTATTCAGAATTTCCCGTGGGTCACGGTGTGGCTCCCCAGAACTTCTTTGAATTAAAAGAATGGCTAAAGACCAGGATCTAGTATAAAGGGTAAAGAAAAGATTTTTCCGGATAGAATTTGATCTCTCCGTCTTCAGCGACTTCATAACTCAGAAAAACCTCTCCCCAGTATGTGCCGTCTGTAAAATCTGCGATGATCCACTTATGGTTCAAAACCTTGATCTTATTAATCCGCATATTTCCTTCCATCCCGGCTTGTGGAACTAAAGGATTATCTTCTTCAGCAGAATTTTTACTGATAATGGCATCCTCTATTTTCAAAATAAGGTCCTGTGTATCTATTCCTTTATTTTCAAAATAAGTAATGGCATCCTCATTATTCTGTAGGTTAAAATAATCTTCAACTTCAGATATTTCAGAAAAAGTATCCGCATCTGGAACTTCTTCCATATCAGCCAGAAGATCTTCGAGGCGTTCAATTTTTTCCTGCTTTGAATCCAGTATCCTCTTATCATTCACGTATATAAAAAGCGTGAATAACACTG from Gramella sp. MT6 harbors:
- a CDS encoding BatA domain-containing protein, giving the protein MHFQQPELLYALILLIIPLIVHLFRLRKFQKEDFTNVKFLKKVIQETRKSSRLKKFLILASRLLLLTCLILAFAQPFIPASDKALNEPQTLIYLDNSFSMQAGNDQSSSFQKALNSLLENLEGEKNIGFFTNTREYFDRNTTELKAELQNIELTEKQLSFREINLKAENYFRDQDNEDNDLVIISDFQRSMNLPTDINKTEFDYHFIQQLTPEINNASLDTVFVEETSPESTTLKIITSSNKLSEEPVTISIYDQETLLGRNTVQFVEDRSTEVTFRLQNNSIARGRIEIEDLGLSYDNQLYFNINENPKIQVVIISAEETDFLNRIYTEPEFETFNFRPNQIDFNRLNSANLIILNEIEQLPSSLINNLSTVKENGASVIIIPSEEAQGYGQLLNSFGFSAFSDNVNSERLITDISFDHPLLENVFEDRIDNFEYPKVLTSHNLSASNAILSYQDGRAFLAGEDSVYLFSAALNQVNSNFRNSPLIVPVFYQIGLTSLKKNQLYYLTDEEQQIDIPVELEKDLVLHIVNGETDIIPQQQNYNNRVEISTGNIDLEAGNYSVSNNNSMVGSISFNFPRTESDLNYTNLTELEGINIYNSTEEYFSETNAATQITSLWKWFVIFALIFLAIEMLLIKFLK
- a CDS encoding dihydroorotase; translated protein: MKLLLKSVIILDEKSPFHNKKTDIFIDHGIIKKIGKNLNEKADKEIKIPNLHVSKGWFDSSVSFGEPGFEDRETIANGLETAGKSGFSSVALNPYTNPVLDHSGSISAVKAKASHHPVYLYPVGALTIKSQGVDLAELLDMQEAGAVSFGDYKLPLRNPNLLKIALQYAQNFNALIQSYPQENRIAGNGMVNEHENSTSLGLKGIPNLAEELQITRDLYLLEYTGGKLHIPTISTEKSVKLIRDAKKKGLDVSCSVAIHNLLFTDEELKSFDANIKVLPPLRTKKDCKALIKGLKDGTIDMVTSDHNPIDVEHKKVEFDNALYGTIGLESAFGALSTIFEKEEAIKYLTAGKERFGIEESEIEKEAPVDLSLFIPGDSFDFSEKDILSSSKNSLFLNKKLIGKAFGVVTQKGFISI
- a CDS encoding alpha/beta fold hydrolase codes for the protein MTKDFSLQHIIKEPKIKSDKSPVLIMLHGYGSDENDLISFAGELPDDLFIISAKAPYSMQPYGNAWYEIHWDNNDGKFSDDVQAITSRETIRDFIDEVIKNYPVDAKNVNLLGFSQGSILSYAVALSYPEKIKNVVALSGYVNQGILKEGYEKNDFSGLDFYCSHGSVDQVIPVDWARKTKPFLDNLGIKNSYSEFPVGHGVAPQNFFELKEWLKTRI